A stretch of Triticum aestivum cultivar Chinese Spring chromosome 1D, IWGSC CS RefSeq v2.1, whole genome shotgun sequence DNA encodes these proteins:
- the LOC123165280 gene encoding protein BIG GRAIN 1-like: MDMRWAPAPARPRAPRRPADQPSFSSTLLDAICDSMDGPEARSAAAARSASAATRAAAAAAKKQEEAALHYYYYYKPALAASHRARGEQPTQGAAAADCSGRGYFSSSEVECSLGRLHRIRTSGGAAPRQKQQQQQQQHPAPEKTARIKKPAAATTRGCSRPASPGARLANLLNSIFAGKRHSAQRTAPADQEPACSTAPSYARSCLSKTPPPSAARASRSRSTRTVRFLDIDGELAVAAAAVGRCRRIPVVEVEEELLRPADVEARIDGGEKSSDASSDLFELENLAATASESGRWDRDGSYGNELPVYGTTGVGLHRGIGHPRPYEYGPYALGPSCRKAV, encoded by the coding sequence ATGGACATGAGgtgggcgccggcgccggcgcggcccAGGGCGCCGAGGCGGCCGGCCGACCAGCCGTCCTTCTCCTCCACGCTGCTCGACGCCATATGCGACTCCATGGACGGCCCCGAGGCgagaagcgcggcggcggcgaggtcggcgtcggcggcgacaagggcggcggcggctgcggccaaGAAGCAGGAGGAGGCCGCCCtgcattactactactactacaagccCGCCTTGGCCGCCAGCCACCGGGCGCGCGGCGAGCAGCCGACGCAGGGCGCCGCGGCCGCGGACTGCTCCGGCCGAGGCTACTTTTCCTCGTCCGAGGTGGAGTGCTCCCTCGGCCGCCTCCACCGCATCCgcacgtccggcggcgcggcgccgaggcagaagcagcagcagcagcagcagcagcatcccgCTCCGGAGAAGACGGCGAGGATTAAGAAGCCGGCGGCCGCCACCACCCGCGGCTGCAGCAGGCCGGCATCCCCCGGCGCGCGGCTCGCCAACCTGCTCAACTCCATCTTCGCCGGAAAGCGTCATTCGGCTCAGCGGACGGCCCCGGCGGACCAGGAGCCCGCGTGCTCCACAGCGCCGTCGTACGCGCGGTCCTGCCTGTCCAAGACGCCGCCGCCGTCTGCGGCGCGGGCGAGCCGGAGCCGGAGTACCCGGACCGTGAGGTTCCTGGACATCGACGGTGAGCTGGCCGTGGCCGCCGCGGCAGTGGGACGCTGCCGCCGGATtccggtggtggaggtggaggaggagctgctCCGGCCGGCGGACGTGGAGGCGCGCATCGACGGTGGCGAGAAGAGCAGCGACGCGAGCTCCGACCTGTTCGAGCTCGAGAATCTCGCGGCCACGGCTTCGGAGAGCGGCCGGTGGGATCGCGACGGGTCGTACGGTAATGAGCTGCCGGTGTACGGGACCACCGGAGTTGGCCTCCACCGTGGCATTGGCCACCCCCGCCCGTACGAGTATGGACCGTATGCTCTTGGTCCAAGTTGTAGAAAGGCTGTTTGA